The following nucleotide sequence is from Perca flavescens isolate YP-PL-M2 chromosome 20, PFLA_1.0, whole genome shotgun sequence.
AGCTTATAAATAGCATGTTAGTATGGAAATTCAGACGCAACCCTTTTGAAGTAAAAACTACTTCTTGCTCAGTTGATATTGTTGTGCATGCAAGGTTTAGACAGGACACAAATTGTCATTCCCAgtgcgtcaaaaagtgacgcttggtcaggtgcctttggcatttGTTACTGACgtgtcgggactcttggcgtcactttttgacgctctagGTCTGGACCGATTTGgcgcaatttaaaaaaatatatgtttaactgacatgcggcggGACAGTAAGGTTTAGGACAAagagatcgtgggtggggttacaaaatgcatgttcaagtgacacgcgggacaagaacaggacacgaaccccggtgttgtttgacccatccaccaccccaacctgcctccctATTTtaggtctttcatactacttgctaatGTTGTACTAGAGCATCGCAGTCGGGCTGTACGTTTCCCAATAAAGGCAAGCATGAAACATGATGGCCTTTACAGTATGATTGATCCTAAAGAGGAATGCTCCCTCTAGGTCATGGACAGCTGTACCTTTTCACTGACGACACTCTTTCCGTCCCAGGCCCAGCCTCGCTTGGTGAAGTAGTTGACCGTAGCAAACTCGATTAGTGCAGAGAAGACGAAGGCGTAGCAGACGGCGATGAACCAGTCCATGGCTGTAGCATAGGCCACCTTGGGCAGTGAATTACGGGCACTAATACTCAGGGTTGTCATGGTGAGAACTGTAGTTACACCTGGGAAGAGAGGTCAAAAGCATAGAGAAGATTTATTTAGTAACTGCAGGGATATGATGATTGATATAGGggacacacatacattttattCGGGCTGCAGGTCATATTTAAAAGCTCTTTATCACACCGTGAACACACCCCTAAACACTGTAAGCGGATATTGTGTTTTCCTTTTGAAGTTGCATTTCTTGTATGCACacgcgtgcgcgcacacacacatgttcaaaACCATACACACATATCTCTTCCCCTTACATATTTCATCCTGTAGAATCATcattatgcatttttttttatatttgttgtcATTTGAAGCAAATGTACATCGTGTTCACACCCCCCTTGGTATCAAAACCAAGGGGGGTGTGAACACGATGAACATTTGCCCAAtatcgttttgattttatacGTAGAAATGTACTGACAAAATGGCCTTGCACGTCTTATTTGAATTTCAACCAGATCTGACTCCATCATGGATGTTCTACGTGTATAGAAACATCTGAAAACAGAGAGGTCATTAAAGCATGACCTGACTGACAATATAAagaccaaaatgaaaaaaataacaaaaccaaaaaaccTACTGCCTGCAAACTGTATTCagagaaacattttatttcaattgtGTGAATAATTAGTTGAACTTTTCAGCCTGCATGCCAGCTGAATTTAGCCCCGCCCCAAAACATTTGAGGTCGAGAAGTTCAGTCTGGACTTGATCCACTGTGGAGCcactatgctcgaaccagagctgtttggaccaatcaaattgtcaggtgcgcgatcacagaaggcttctatcatgtggacgcgccaacagtgttgatgtcattacttagaattcctcatgggggcgacagaatctacgcactatagctttaaactcTCATGTCAATATTGCTGGAATACTGTATATCGAGCACATTCATACTCTCGCAGGAATAATGTCATAAATTGTGTTCTATTGTGTTGGTGTTGTTGTGCAACAGACAGCACTGATAGCCCGGTCTGCCATGGATCATAACAACCGTTAAACTTTAGCTGCAATACACAGTTTCAACTTGCAACAATGAGATGGCTTCAGCCACGAATTTCTTTGATGTTGTAAGAAGCAGTGGGAGATTAATTTTCTTGCTGAGTCGCACTTCACAAATCTGTTGATTCCCTTCCGCTGCCAACTGAGTGTATTAGACCTACCTTGGCAATAACAGGACTAACCAACTATCATAGAGGAGTATCACCATATAGGACAACTGTACAGCATACAACAGTTGTTTGTTGAGCCTGTGTGTTGTACTGTGTACTGTAATATGGACCAGTTtgttatgtttgtgtatgtatttcagtctcctgttttattttgtagtccattttctcccatgtcatgtcttgtttaacttcctgctttgtgttttcccgccttttgtgattgtctgccccgccctgatgtgtttcacctgttcctgagTCCTTGTGTCACCTGTTCCTTGTTTCTCCTCGTAACCtcttgtatttagtctctgtgttgtttttgtctaGTGTCAGATCATTGCTTCTGTattggattgtgtgtgtgtgtgtgtgtgtgtgtgtgtgtgtatatataatctACCCTACCCTTTTGGTCTCAGTGTTCCTGTTTCCTGTGCTTCCTGTTTTTGACTTCCACTACATTTTGGACTACTTTGCCTCTTGTATTCAGGACTCTTTTTGTTTGTATGGAATTTATGGtattaaatcctcaagctcACCACTGCCTGCTGTCTCTGCATTTGCATCCCACATTCTCTGAATCCTACAACACAATTACTTAATATTGAACGAACAACAACACAATTCCAGTCCAATCACATTACTAAAAACTACAACGTTACATTTCCACTTTGCAATTAAGGTAATTTTTTCCTATACCATATTACATAATGTGCTGCGATTTCTAACCTGGAAACAGTGTAATTTCCTTGTTACAACGAtgggtattttattttatcagtttatttgtcaggggcaaTACATATAGGCTTGttacatctaaagtgcaatcgATACAATGTATCTGGGACTTCTAGCCGTAGGCTAATTTGCCGTCCATGTCTCTGGTTAGGCTTTTAGAAATGACACATGGTAAATCAATCTGCAAATCCCTCCGATTTCCCCATTTGAAACTGTGTTCTTTAGTTTTAAAGTAATTCCATTCAGACTATACTTCAAATTAGGAATGCATCGATCCAACTTTTTTTAGTCCCGATACCATTACCTGGGCTTTGGGTATCGATCGAAACAGATTACTGATCTGATACCGGCATTGAATTAGAGAGCTGTATGCCTCACTGTGTGGAAGTGACTAGGGTTATTCTTTTATGTGTAAGGCAACATCAGGCTTAACTTAAAAAATGCTTTCTTAACTTTTTACAAACTTGAACTTGGAACAGAGTAAAAGTTACTTTTTAACAGTAGCCGGGGTAGATTTATACTTATTTAATATCTTATTTATAGTAATTATACCTATTTAATTAAATCACAGTCTTTTGTGATTTGATAAGCCTGCTGTGGCCTGATAAAATGTTCACCTGTCAGCATGAACACACAGTTAACTATCAGGACAGCAAACCCAGGCAGAGAAAGCCCTGCAGGTTGAGGTGAGGATAGGAAGAGTTAAagctgatttatgcttctgcgttgaATCGACGGCGTGCCCCCGCAGAACCCCCTCCGCAGACCCCCCTCCGCAGACCCCCCTCCGCCGTAGCTCGAAGTGCACCTCCGAAAATGTGTAACTTTGCGTCGAGGCGACGCAGAccgcaaggactgtgattggtcaactcgtcCTGTCTGTTGATAGTCagtgtttcaagcagcctactgtggggagtagcaacatgctagttcactgacatcagctttgcaaataaactcagacatattttggttacagtGACAGGGTTAtccgtttgtaaagtgtctatatgtcagtaacgttttgaaattagcacttcgcCAGCAGGCGGTACGTAGTGGGCAGTGCtaaagttagcttgctaacatgacataaactggctggcagacacctcgcaaataacctcagacttatTTTCTGGTTACAGTAACTAGGTCAATGGATTTTACTGTGTCTATTTCTCGAAACGTTTTACAAAATCTAAGCAAGAAAAGGCCAAACAAATAAGATTAATATTTTAGCACGACAGTCTATGTACCGTTTTGGGTGGTGAGCGACACAGACACAGGCGACACCCCCGTAGCGTTatggcggtgaaatgcaccgcGATGCCAAGCAACCCCGACAAGAACTCAGAAAGGGTCACTACGCCGTAGGAGCGATGGCGTAGCTACGGcgtggagttgacgcagaagcataaaacagcaaCTGTTTGGGAATCCTGGCGTAGCTGTCTGGCTACATGTGCTTTTCTGTTTCACCACAATAgtggacataaataaaatgttctagAGGCATTTCGAATTGAAGGCCCAGACACAATAAAGTTTCTCTTTTATACCTAATAAATTTGGAATAACACAAActtgctttcttttttcatcACATCTTAAACGGATGAATAAACTGgcattatttatttagatttcattttgatatgatgctgttgtttttttaatacaattttTAGTAGCTATTGCCAGTTGGAAAGAATAGTTTGTTTTGCCCATCTTTTTAATTTAGTTGTTAATTAATATAATAGGGTGCCCTCAATAGATTTCCCTGCTCCCAGCATCACTACTTCATGGCTCCTTGAGGTGGCGCTCAACACATGAAAAACATAAGTTAACAAGCCAAAGGGAAAAGAGGTTTTTCAACGGGGTGGCGGGCAGTAGTTTGAGGAAAATAACAGATGCCCCAGCCACATATAAGCCCAAAGTCTGGACCCATGGTTGCTTTATAGTTCTGTAATTTTAATATGCCAACTGAAGAACTGTGCTGTTTTCTTACTGTTTGGACTTGCAGTGAATAAAGTGAGAAAACCGGCACTTTACCTTTTCACTGCATTTTGTATAGTTAGAGAGATATTGGGATGTATCATCATAGGATTGttaatcaatatattgattatcGCAGAATTGCTGTATCGTGATACGATCAGTATCGTGAGCCGTGTATCGTGTATGGTATTATGAGTTACCCTGTGATTCCCAGCCATAGTTAGGGATACGCAACCGGTAAGAATTGGACCGGATTAGAAcacaaatttcggttcctcatttcagttccacttaatgtgtccactgaaatattttccctctgtcgctccgaaacggacgtaaaaatatcacactttctctgtagtctaccgttagctagctaccgtagatgtaggctacttttaaaatgccatattttcccctctgggctcaccaaaacggacgtaaaagcatattaaccattcactgcacatgatcgctagtaaacacattgtgtgtgttaggtgacttaggttgacttattgtatatttaagtactttaaaatgttaatatattgttacatttaaataattttcaataaaaaaaaaaaaactataaaagaaCCGTTCTTTGaggtcatttttcagtttttttcaagaatcggcattggaatcgtaaaaatccaaacgatacccaagcCTACCCATAGCttgaaatgttaaaataaaataaaaaaactcaccAAAGACAGTTCTGGCTGGCACCGACTCTCGATTGAGCCAGAAGGAGACCTGGGAGAGGATGACCGTCATGATACAGGGCAGGTAAGTCTGGATCACAAAGTAGCCGATCTTCCTCTTCAGATGGAAGTGAGCTGTCATGACCGTGTAttcacctgagagagagagagggagggagagatgggggggagagagagagagagagagagagagagagagagggagaggggggggagagggagggagagagacggagagagaaagagagacggagggagagggagagaaagatagacgtagggagagagagagggagatggagaaggagagggagagagagggagagggagaaggagagagagacgtagggagagagagagggagagagatggagggagagggagtaGGAGAGAttgggagaggaagagggagaaggagatagagagagaaagggagaaggagagagagatgtagggagagagagagggagaaggagaagggagagggagagagagagaggttttgCTGAGTGAGAATGGTGACAcatgtagagctgtaacaattcaatataattgcgattaacaatataattgtctctttccgtcaaaattaaatattatttattacttcttttttttttaaacaaaattaagttttgaatgaatcttttggttatatcactgttATATGACCCAGATAatttaataacacaaatacacggCCTATGATGTAAACCACACTGCTTTATCCCCCCCTCATAATTTTTGTTGCTATGGACGTGTATAATAggggtcaagtgccaacaactagcATAGCTTCagctcaacagtccgaccaataatcacttatataattacaaatgtgcgtatctaaacaaaatcaacaatgacCATTTTGCGGTTGAACAAAGAAACTGCGATTACATAAGAAAATGTACAATTGTAATAACTGTTACGGGCCTTCAAATGCAGTAGATGCTACAGAATTAGTAGATTGATTAAAAGATGCATAAATGTCAGGTATAAATAGTGTTATATTCATGATTGATGCATTCATCATGAAAGAGTATATCTAAACAAAGAGTTGTTATAGTTCAATGTGGAGAATAATAACTGTTCcgaataaaaagaagaaaaaaaaaagtaaatactgCGTTGTGTGCGTGCCTGTCAAAGGCTTCTTTGATCACTTAAGCTCAGCTTTCTTTGTGAGAAGTCCGACGCAGTTTGGTTTGTGAAaaattcacttttatttttttaattcacaaATTACTTCTGGCCCTGTGATGCTGTAAACTTTGGCAGCTTCTGGAGCTCCCATATTCCCTTTGCACCCTTTACTTCCTCCAGGctgagaataaaaataaaaaaataaaaacttcaaagagggatgaagagagTGGACTTAATGCCATAACAtagataaaaagaaagaaaattggCGCAGTGAGTAAAAAAATTCTCAAACTGGCACGGATGTTAAAGGGTTTTGTGGTGAGTCTCTTCCTCGCCACTTTCATAGCATTGTACACTCTCAGCCGAGCTGCTACCTTCACTTCTCTGTCTGCTTGTAGCTCTTGTAACCTTGCTTTTTCCTTCTCTAGCTTTAATTTAATTGCGGCCTCATCTGCCTAATTTCTTCTTGTAGGTCTGTGTTTCCATTCGCTCGCCAGTTTATCGAGTCTTGCTTGTTGGGCATGTCGTCTTTTGCATAGCTTTTGCTTGTTCTGGTTTGGATACCAGGTCTGCTTCTGCACCTGCATGATTGCTAGAGGACCTGGAGGTGGTGGTTCAGTGGTTGACACATCCTTGTGATAACTCTGATTACCGTTTCCAGGGTGCGATTTCCCAGGATGGGttgcgtgggatttccccctttctgttCTACAtgtccctgcctctgctgaattatttgtatctccggtggggacaaaatgtaggctacccccccacccccgcccccttcaaagtgatcaatgctacttcaccaatagaccacattatatacctaaaatagaagtattttaaactaagtaaagcgctgtaacatGAACACAGAGATGccatagaacgataaaatccgagcggcagttgctggttgtatttagccgctacagagctcttGTAGCAGTTGTTCAGTCGCCAACaggtgagccggctacaggctcCGCCAGATGACGCTCCTTTCGGGGgccgtggtagtggagtttggccggaaaaagtgagcgtcatgcggcgatgacagataagtagagatgcaccgatttcaACTTTCTAGGCTGATTCCGATTTCTGATTTTTCACTGAGTTTGAactgccgataccgattttttttgaacagataatcgatcactataaaacagaactatataaataactcctggtgtgggacattcacacacatcaagtgcaatgttagaaccatttccttcttttcacatccaatatcacactaaaatatatatatatatatgtatatataaataaaaaataaaaataaaaataaaataaatatagccttgcagtataaagatatttctcaaaacacacacgctggcctgtttgaacgtcaactgtaacgttacctgaaaacattAACGTCatcgctcattttacacacagtttaataACAAACTAAACGCTGGGGGAAGTTTACtacgtttttaatgttggtttggaGCGGTATGCATCCCGactaacctggaaagcgttttaaacagtaacgttaacacaacgtgtcggaggaatacagcgtctctctttttttttttttttttttgcagcggGGGCGGCAGAGGGACCACAGCGTTTgccaacgttagcttcttgtctcatctggggtctgataaacagtaaattcatcaaagtcagggTCCCCAGTGCTATTTTCCCATAAACTATAGCTGTCAAATTTCACGGGATCCACCTGAGTGCGGTTTTAATGTTCCAGTTgtcaattccggtcaccggccgttcaatcggtgcatctctacagATAAGTTTagggaaaagatcatggtttggattaaaacactcccgaggaacgaACACGCGTTTCTTGGGTGAAAGCATTTTGGTTTCGCcctgaagcttgaaaagctctgtgatttactgtatgttgacaccacgttatACTATTTCATTTTGCGATTTGTTTTCCATTagatattgaagttcataatTACGGGTTTTGACATGCCTGGTGGAGTGGCTCTATATCCATCGTATTGAAAGGGCAAtttcattcttgcatgttttgttttgttgagcatgatcaaaaaacacaAATCGTACCCTCCTTTTGCTCTCTGCTTCCAAAGCTTGTAGGCTTTGATgaatggatttttttctttgcgTGTGATAACATCTTGTTGGTCTTGTGCATCTGTTTGATTAACTATAGACTTCGAGTGTTTTTAAGTCCAAACTCAAATTTGGATGAGTGGTGTTAAGTTATCTTATCTTTCAAACTATATAACACCACTCACATCAGACATTTACACTTTGCTGAGTGACACACCAAGGGTCACCAAGGATTGCACCAAGCTTGCAATTCAAATTGCAATTGTCATGAAACCTTTTCATTTGTCCAGGCACCGTTTGGGTACTTCTGTTTGTCCGACTGACTTGAAACCGATGCATGATGCTCACCAGTGCTGGATTTAATGGTCTCCTCCCCTGCAGTCTGGTCCACCAAGTCATACTGGTTGAGTCTGGATCCGTCTTCTGCCACTTCCACTGACGCGGTGGCATTACGAGTCCAGATGTAAGTAACCTCTGTCTTAGTGTAGGCATCTGatgcagagagagcaacattcaacacacaGTCTCAACCCAGAGGGGTTGGTTCCTGCATTAAAATCAGGATGTTAAAACAAGCCTCTTATGTTTTCTATATGTTAGCTAAACAAAACATATCAATTAATATCCATTTCATGTTGCATCGCGAACGTCAACCCCTCTGTTCTGTTTTCAGAGTTCACAGTGCTGTTTGTGACCCTAACAAGGGGTTGATAGCTAGCTCAGTGCCATGCACAGCCTACAATTAATTGGCCAGTTGGTTATTAGTGTTGTTCTGGAGCCTTTGCAGGCTGCTTCCTGACTCAGAGGTCTATTTTGGTGCCTTCACTAAATAGTCAAACATTATGTGTACCACATTTGGATATATTTGAACATTGTTATTCAGAGATTAGAGGACAAAATGGTGTCTGTAGTGGTGTGATCTATAATATTGTTAGACTGCTGGGGCACTAGGGGGCAGTATAGGCTATCATGGGGTTGTATAGCGAGAGAGTTGAGGAGAGAACAATAAAGTAAGCCGTGTGAATCTACCCTGCTACGTCTTTATTGCTTATTTTAAGAACCCAACACGACATCTGTCTCAAAAAATGACACTTTACAACAAGTTTGTCGTTCTGGGTAATAAAATCAGATGcttgtgtacaaaaaaaaagggtttaGTCTTTTCCGTAAAACTGCCAAAGAGTTTTGACAGGCGGATGACATGGGGCATTTTTTATCGATATGATTTCCTGCTctagtaaaatgtaaaatgtgtaatCTGTTTGGGAGGCAAAACCAATTTTGACTGAAATTTGGTGAaggaaaaattaaaaataataagctTCAAGGAACATTTCAGCGCAGTCTGTGTTGAAAACAGTGAACATATCCTTTTAAGGtgaaaatgacatcaaggtttAAGAGGCATGCACAGTGTGGATGATGTGAATCTGCTCACACTTACAGCTGCCAAACTTGAGAGGACATGAGTGAGAATCCATTGGGAAGTCTTCAAGGTGCATGGGGCACTCAGCTTGAACCGTTAGCCTGGcagtaaacacacatacaagcacacgcacgcacacatgcacgcacgcacagtttgtttaaaataatgaaatacaaAGAACAAAATGAATGTTATTTTCTGCATTGCTAAGTGTGGCATAGAAACTTTTAAGTCACAAAAACTAAGTGTTGTATTATTTCACAGTTTATGGCTTTGTAGGCACTCTAGATATCTAAGTGTATGTGCACATGCTGTAAAAAAGTGAGTTTTATATTGATATGTCCCCTTTAAAACCAATTAAAACAAACCAGGGTTTAGCATACTATACAAGTAATATACAACTGGAAAGACTGGATGAATGAACGTGTATTATCACTTGAATGGTAAAACCAGCTACCTCATAGTGTAGAGCAGGGTTCCGTCCTCCATGATCCTCAGCAGCTTGTTGGGCATGGTCATGTTGTGGGCGACAGATTTCTTCCCGTTGTGGAAGAAGGTGTCAGGGGTCCAGATCTTACTGGCCATCAGGTTGTTGAGAGGCAGAATGTTCATTGGTCCGTGGAACTTCAGCCGCTCGTCCTTCCAACTCTGACGGAAGAAAACGTCAACGGTGTactcctgagagagagaaagagagagagacagagagagcagggAAAGCAGTGTTAAAAGGAGCTGCGGGCATATTTACGactcctactatggccacgccaagacccgccctacgaagcagctcgattggttggggttaggatagccgattggtcaggggataggacctgtacaaatggggttaccttgcgtaagcatggacacctggccaataaatgctattgaagggcaggtcttggcgtggccatagtaggattcgtaaaTTCAGACCAGGAAACAGCGATCCGGCATTGTGCCGCAGATTTGTGCGACGCTTGGTGTGTCACTtaaatggcccatttgtgtCCCGTCCTGTTGTGTTATTTAACCTCCCAATgaagcacaagtagactttatgtttcacaattactgttttccGGCAGATCGTGTAGCCTATAGATCTTGATGTTCCCGAATGCATTTGAAGGCAgtttcatttcacggagaaagagaacgattttatgttttatgtatgtgtggtaTATTATACTGTGTGTACCGCCCATATTTTAAAGTGTTGTGTTCCTTTTTCTTGCAAGGAGATGTGTAAGACCTCATGAATTTACCCTTGcgggataataaagtttagCCTTGCTccaccctcctacgtacttccgctcaattttcattttccttcagtactccgtctgggtttgcggtatagtcttaggttttctccggccaaatctttggcggtccaatcagcgaacagaaggagtggctgagaacaatgACGTTGAGGACATGCGCTCGAAAGATGCGAgtgaagccattcggtccgttttggcaacgctgccgaatatccagaagttaaagcccgagcaagaacaatctttgctgagttgtgttggtgggggcatgtttgattttccagctcgctccgttagtggtgaaggagttggctaaggctaacgctagctatgctaatgctaaatataagacAATAGTTGTTGTTGGTCTCCcgtcttgttgcacatgcgcatgacatacaTCACGACCAAATGTTGGCAATTAGTTatggcagatccaatagttttaaacttcaacagagtacccgccttcaaggaagttaacacttgtcagtggagagtggccagactctctggacaaatgaaatgtaccagagtctggtaggaccaggctaaataaagttaactttgactttgaaaaagagacaaaaagaccGTTGTTTGGCAAACAGTCAGCTGTGCATAAATTgccgggcagttcagtgcttgtgttttgtttttttaccctcatagtgtttgtaaaactttcttgtggcagcaatagaggcagtgatgtatTTATATCGTCATATGTCAACTAGTCCCATTTCACATCCATACTGTGTgattcacagtagggatggaccgatactgttttttcaaggccgatattGATACCGATTATTaatagttaatgaaaccgataaccgatatttggaactgatatgcatttacataaaaaattaaaatagtcattaaaagtcaaaattaagatttttggaatgttacaaactccaacataaaacttttgtttaaatgctttaagcaattatttaata
It contains:
- the gabra2a gene encoding gamma-aminobutyric acid receptor subunit alpha-2; its protein translation is MRGRWSSHSISILVSLIVMWQTRSKAASNSTRNVKDITTFTKILDSLLDGYDNRLRPGLGDRVTEVKTDIYVTSFGPVSDTDMEYTVDVFFRQSWKDERLKFHGPMNILPLNNLMASKIWTPDTFFHNGKKSVAHNMTMPNKLLRIMEDGTLLYTMRLTVQAECPMHLEDFPMDSHSCPLKFGSYAYTKTEVTYIWTRNATASVEVAEDGSRLNQYDLVDQTAGEETIKSSTGEYTVMTAHFHLKRKIGYFVIQTYLPCIMTVILSQVSFWLNRESVPARTVFGVTTVLTMTTLSISARNSLPKVAYATAMDWFIAVCYAFVFSALIEFATVNYFTKRGWAWDGKSVVSEKKKEASVMKKNNAYAVAVANYAPNLTKDSTLPTISKCALSDPNHKTTAELKPEQNKKTFNSVSKIDRISRIMFPVLFGSFNLVYWATYLNREPVIVKSDPSK